In a genomic window of Lycium ferocissimum isolate CSIRO_LF1 chromosome 9, AGI_CSIRO_Lferr_CH_V1, whole genome shotgun sequence:
- the LOC132029807 gene encoding polyadenylate-binding protein-interacting protein 6-like — protein MKTGTSTLNPYAESYVPISRRGAPDGNKEARSPKEFTSGSEAVWLAPGVTAVRNQQQTPQIADQYKLKDYSAYGSPSHSPVGAMGKQVLGEESYMDLAYLQMTFPGMSDESLSEVYIANKCDLDAAIEMLNQLEHYSGDFSEKLPDTLDIGDVSDSGFIGDSSSQKLKTVTGETAAVASSSGLPDSGPSS, from the exons ATGAAGACAGGAACATCAACTTTGAATCCCTATGCAGAATCATATGTGCCTATTTCGAGAAGAGGGGCACCTGATGGAAATAAAGAAGCTAGATCTCCAAAAGAGTTCACGAGTGGAAGTGAGGCTGTTTGGTTGGCACCTGGTGTGACAGCTGTACGAAATCAACAGCAGACTCCCCAAATTGCTGATCAGTATAAACTGAAAGACTATTCAGCTTATGGCTCGCCATCACATAGTCCAGTAGGAGCTATGGGTAAACAAGTTCTGGGTGAGGAATCTTACATGGATTTGGCTTATCTTCAGATGACTTTTCCTGGCATGTCAGATGAATCGCTTTCTGAGGTCTATATAGCAAACAAATGTGACCTTGACGCGGCTATTGAGATGCTGAACCAGCTTGAG cACTACTCTGGTGATTTTTCTGAAAAGCTTCCAGACACTCTTGACATTGGTGATGTGTCGGACTCTGGGTTCATAGGCGATAGTTCATCTCAGAAGTTGAAGACGGTGACTGGTGAAACGGCTGCAGTTGCTTCATCATCTGGTTTACCAGACTCAGGTCCAAGCAGTTAA
- the LOC132029805 gene encoding uncharacterized protein LOC132029805 isoform X1, translated as MPRYKDEPPAVRVYTVCDESKYLIVRNVPALGCGDHLSQLFSTYGQIEECKPMDAEDCEPFTDVFWIRFCRVDNARFAKRKLDESVFLGNRLQVSYAPQFESLHETKEKLEARRKEVLTRLNPGRSKGSATCRPDVLGEPSIASSPAQLNYVAQSIGSNERQSSNSQCNSAHDIQCSPPVTMVSSDKEYFPSQSMNQTVKLVREKLNKIQSSVDHLEGEPSKRKRVDNRRRI; from the exons ATGCCTCGATACAAAGATGAACCTCCTGCGGTCCGCGTTTACACTGTTTGTGATGAATCCAA ATATTTAATTGTGAGGAATGTTCCAGCATTGGGTTGTGGTGATCATCTCTCTCAGCTATTTTCCACTTACGGACAAATTGAAGA ATGTAAACCAATGGATGCTGAAGATTGTGAGCCATTTACGGACGTCTTCTGGATCAGGTTTTGCCGGGTTGACAATGCCAG GTTTGCCAAAAGGAAACTGGACGAGTCTGTTTTCCTAGGGAACAGGCTACAGGTCTCTTATGCACCTCAATTTGAGAGTCTACACGAGACAAAGGAGAAGTTAGAAGCAAGGAGAAAGGAAGTTTTAACACGATTAAATC CTGGAAGGTCGAAAGGATCTGCTACATGTCGTCCAGATGTGCTTGGTGAGCCCTCTATAGCTTCCTCTCCAGCCCAGTTGAATTATGTCGCACAATCAATTGGCTCTAATGAAAG GCAGAGCTCGAATTCACAGTGTAACTCTGCTCATGACATACAGTGTTCTCCTCCCGTAACAATGGTTTCTTCAGACAAG GAATACTTTCCTTCACAATCTATGAATCAAACTGTTAAGCTGGTCAGAGAGAAactaaataag ATACAATCCAGTGTGGACCATTTAGAAGGTGAACCATCCAAGAGAAAACGTGTTGATAATAGGAGACGGATATAA
- the LOC132029806 gene encoding uncharacterized protein LOC132029806 — protein sequence MEELTTALNSHMDQMADLVEKLSAEMRSSLRPAYDNFIGFFHAIDWTEPWLIGLLSFHVVFLLVSIVSRKNINFQMFLFLFALGGVYGAERLNRILAANWKSFASQNYFDSHGIFLSTLWSGPLLVNAIIILVNTLFSLCYLIVRWKKAELRHRARLASNKED from the exons ATGGAGGAATTAACAACAGCATTGAATTCACATATGGACCAAATGGCAGATCTAGTTGAGAAATTATCTGCAGAGATGAGGTCTAGTCTTAGACCCGCTTATGACAATTTCATTGGCTTCTTCCACGCCATTGACTGGACG GAACCTTGGCTAATAGGTCTTCTTTCATTTCATGTCGTGTTTCTTTTAGTATCTATTGTGTCTCGGAAGAACATCAATTTCCAGATGTTTTTGTTCCTTTTTGCAC TGGGAGGAGTGTATGGTGCTGAGAGGCTTAATAGGATATTAGCTGCAAACTGGAAAAGCTTCGCGAGCCAGAATTACTTTGATTCGCATGGCATTTTTCTTTCCACGCTCTGGTCTGGGCCCCTGTTGGTTAATGCGATAATAATCTTG GTTAATACCCTCTTTTCGCTTTGTTACCTGATTGTCAGGTGGAAAAAAGCCGAGCTTAGACACCGGGCAAGACTAGCTAGTAACAAGGAGGATTAA
- the LOC132029805 gene encoding uncharacterized protein LOC132029805 isoform X2, translating into MPRYKDEPPAVRVYTVCDESKYLIVRNVPALGCGDHLSQLFSTYGQIEECKPMDAEDCEPFTDVFWIRFCRVDNARFAKRKLDESVFLGNRLQVSYAPQFESLHETKEKLEARRKEVLTRLNPGRSKGSATCRPDVLGEPSIASSPAQLNYVAQSIGSNERQSSNSQCNSAHDIQCSPPVTMVSSDKTDCFLPLHMMSGILSFTIYESNC; encoded by the exons ATGCCTCGATACAAAGATGAACCTCCTGCGGTCCGCGTTTACACTGTTTGTGATGAATCCAA ATATTTAATTGTGAGGAATGTTCCAGCATTGGGTTGTGGTGATCATCTCTCTCAGCTATTTTCCACTTACGGACAAATTGAAGA ATGTAAACCAATGGATGCTGAAGATTGTGAGCCATTTACGGACGTCTTCTGGATCAGGTTTTGCCGGGTTGACAATGCCAG GTTTGCCAAAAGGAAACTGGACGAGTCTGTTTTCCTAGGGAACAGGCTACAGGTCTCTTATGCACCTCAATTTGAGAGTCTACACGAGACAAAGGAGAAGTTAGAAGCAAGGAGAAAGGAAGTTTTAACACGATTAAATC CTGGAAGGTCGAAAGGATCTGCTACATGTCGTCCAGATGTGCTTGGTGAGCCCTCTATAGCTTCCTCTCCAGCCCAGTTGAATTATGTCGCACAATCAATTGGCTCTAATGAAAG GCAGAGCTCGAATTCACAGTGTAACTCTGCTCATGACATACAGTGTTCTCCTCCCGTAACAATGGTTTCTTCAGACAAG ACTGACTGTTTCCTCCCCTTGCATATGATGTCAGGAATACTTTCCTTCACAATCTATGAATCAAACTGTTAA
- the LOC132029808 gene encoding psbP domain-containing protein 5, chloroplastic, with protein sequence MATALLSSPPLPSILPTPLKNQNKIVWKQKKCGKIRSCSEFSKEPTLQYGVSRRDLTFIALSSSLNLIFPFSGFSAEEELKMGSTVDDINAYSYLYPIEMPSKKFVFKWVETRKSERYSSAAPLSPDARLRIVSERVDIIDNLIISVSIGPPNTQFLKSKEKSTWSAKDVADSVLADKSALRVTSTQRLAESSLIDAHASEIDGEPYWYYEYLVRKSPTKTSQGSNLFRHYVAATAERDGYLYTLSASTLGKQWEKMGPSLEKTVASFRLLPPTESYVPPYKDPWRFW encoded by the exons ATGGCAACAGCTCTTCTCTCATCTCCTCCATTGCCTTCTATCCTTCCAACTCCCTTAAA GAACCAGAACAAGATTGTGTGGAAGCAAAAGAAATGTGGTAAAATCAGGTCATGTTCAGAGTTTTCCAAAGAACCCACTTTGCAGTATGGGGTTTCAAGAAGGGACTTGACTTTCATtgctctttcttcttcactaaaTCTAATTTTCCCATTTTCAG GTTTTAGTGCTGAAGAAGAGTTGAAAATGGGTTCAACTGTCGATGACATAAATGCCTATTCCTACTTGTATCCTATAGAAATGCCTTCGAAGAAGTTTGTCTTCAAATG ggTGGAAACCAGAAAATCAGAGCGTTATTCATCGGCTGCGCCACTATCAC CTGATGCACGCCTTCGCATTGTGTCTGAACGAGTTGACATCATTGATAATCTCATCATTTCTGTTTCG ATAGGTCCTCCCAACACACAGTTCTTAAAGTCAAAGGAGAAAAGTACATGGAGTGCAAAAGATGTTGCTGATTCTGTTTTGGCTGATAAATCTGCTTTG CGTGTAACTTCAACTCAGCGATTGGCTGAAAGTTCACTTATTGATGCACATGCTTCTGAA ATTGATGGTGAGCCCTATTGGTACTATGAATACCTTGTTCGGAAATCACCAACCAAAACA TCTCAAGGATCAAATCTTTTCCGCCACTATGTTGCTGCAACAGCTGAACGAGATG GTTATTTGTATACTCTTAGCGCTTCCACTCTTGGCAAGCAATGGGAAAAA ATGGGGCCCTCCTTAGAAAAGACAGTGGCATCTTTTCGACTTCTTCCTCCCACAGAAAGCTATGTCCCTCCGTACAAAGATCCGTGGAGGTTTTGGTGA
- the LOC132029809 gene encoding plant-specific TFIIB-related protein PTF2-like → MENSPSCKNCDKTTIVPDDVTGNLVCTSCGVIQDFVNFDPQIGGISGIAGTYVKTGTSGTGTLYNYKQTKIYLAQKIIEDLMYQLGFSSSKSSEVKLMVEKITDSEYGQGRWFSVLVGACAYVVMRQDVKPLAIVQVANLVGCDIYELGRMVYRVVDFLDLKLPGFDIVDSFEHYIRNSPSFSEVSEDLIGRMLKQGVFLVQCLVKWYVTTGRRPLPVVVAVLVFVAQLNQIDDVTIEDVANELQVAAVTCKLRYKELLERLVKVARALPWGEDVTVKNIMKHASFVIQYMELKSMSKNSNDKRKSFEDGGFDLDYLIDDCLSSGNDYALDVNDTENNSQYFQMDHASSLSIESPNRFQISPECLAMIYSKIKNDMYVVESTDSRDNNIRKRKKSYDIFSYTDWWKGESEMSKKLLVKQIVEKDVGLRAMPPSYDSGCLAYERRKEKIKAAKFRIHKTMYPSDAGSIDNIELGSLEHVNTGKKRRRKTKVNVDWEDFVIETLLLHQVKEEEIEKGYYKTLLDLHVFNY, encoded by the coding sequence ATGGAGAATTCACCTTCTTGCAAGAATTGTGACAAGACGACAATCGTTCCAGATGATGTAACAGGTAATTTAGTCTGTACATCATGTGGGGTTATTCAAgattttgttaattttgatcctcaaattggtggtattAGTGGCATAGCTGGAACATACGTTAAAACTGGCACATCAGGTACTGGAACTCTCTATAattacaaacaaacaaaaatttacCTAGCCCAGAAAATAATTGAAGATTTAATGTACCAATTAGGATTTTCTTCCTCAAAATCTAGTGAAGTTAAACTTATGGTAGAGAAAATTACTGATAGTGAATATGGACAGGGTAGATGGTTTTCAGTACTTGTTGGTGCATGTGCTTATGTTGTAATGAGGCAAGATGTAAAGCCATTGGCTATTGTTCAAGTAGCAAATTTGGTGGGGTGTGATATTTATGAATTGGGTAGAATGGTTTATAGGGTtgttgattttcttgatttgaagtTGCCTGGATTCGATATTGTGGATTCGTTCGAGCATTATATTAGGAATTCCCCGAGTTTTAGTGAGGTTTCTGAGGATTTGATTGGGAGGATGTTGAAGCAGGGTGTGTTTTTGGTGCAGTGTTTGGTGAAGTGGTACGTGACGACGGGAAGGAGACCGTTGCCTGTGGTGGTGGCAGTGTTGGTGTTTGTTGCACAGTTGAATCAAATCGATGATGTGACGATTGAGGATGTTGCGAACGAGTTACAAGTGGCAGCTGTTACTTGTAAGTTGAGATATAAGGAGCTTTTGGAGAGGCTCGTGAAGGTTGCTCGAGCTTTGCCTTGGGGTGAGGATGTTACTGTCAAGAACATTATGAAGCACGCGTCGTTTGTTATTCAATACATGGAGTTGAAGTCAATGTCAAAGAATAGTAATGATAAAAGGAAGAGTTTTGAGGATGGTGGATTTGATCTGgattatttgattgatgattgttTGAGCAGCGGAAATGATTATGCTTTAGATGTTAATGACACCGAAAATAACTCACAGTACTTTCAGATGGATCATGCATCAAGTTTGAGTATTGAAAGTCCAAATAGATTCCAGATATCGCCGGAGTGTTTGGCAATGATTTATTCAAAGATTAAGAATGATATGTATGTGGTGGAGTCTACAGATAGCAGAGATAATAACAttaggaaaaggaagaaaagttaTGACATATTTTCATACACAGATTGGTGGAAGGGCGAATCAGAAATGAGCAAAAAGCTTTTAGTGAAGCAAATAGTGGAGAAAGATGTGGGATTGCGTGCTATGCCTCCTTCTTATGATAGTGGTTGTTTGGCATATGAAAGGAGAAAAGAGAAGATAAAGGCAGCAAAGTTTCGAATCCATAAGACAATGTATCCTTCAGATGCTGGTTCAATTGATAATATTGAACTAGGCTCCCTTGAACATGTAAATACtggaaagaaaaggagaaggaaaACGAAAGTTAATGTTGATTGGGAGGATTTCGTTATTGAAACCCTTCTCCTTCATCAGGTGAAAGAAGAGGAGATAGAGAAGGGGTATTATAAAACCCTGTTGGACTTGCATGTTTTCAACTATTGA